A stretch of Oncorhynchus mykiss isolate Arlee chromosome 12, USDA_OmykA_1.1, whole genome shotgun sequence DNA encodes these proteins:
- the LOC110538104 gene encoding male-specific lethal 1-like 1, protein MTSTVFTSGGYKLDTVGKIDLVKAPAGGTPDSFIGLRREPSEYVIGVPNVLGSIHNSSGQQLHGKAKVVPGQAPISCRPGSGQNPGLGSGQEENWVIFGAQTPQDKPMGGDGTTPVKSKTLLGQTNSNMGKTDLAVLNTIKQPWDDAVCGREVRGATTASIMGAQSSEHSPDGKRGNIRKGPGHSPTQTSCIRQILLLQLELIEQQQQQLQSKSKEIDDLKAEKEMLMARIERMARRLQLGKKDGCDQCPNHIPSLQEDQAAMPGTPEGQGLSECHSSHTPRMLNFGRGGKGHKRRFLFQDPRAAKRRAQAKASQSPHNEALLPKEEPLDGEEFSDGSPGTCSAATEELDYLSTTDMYLCRWHVPPLSPASREPSPKKEEPVAIPSWKENLMEPLGEEEAASDIPENLDDNVFLKRHSKHELDEKRRKRWDIQRIREQRMFQRLQQRMNKRKGIQESEPEVFSFYPEAEDVETLMITPHLPVVVFGRPLPKLSRRIFDLPWLDERSRCRVEVPKKQTPHRTCRK, encoded by the exons ATGACATCCACTGTGTTCACAAGTGGAGGATATAAGCTAGACACAGTAGGGAAGATTGATTTGGTCAAAGCTCCAGCAGGAGGAACACCAGATTCCTTCATTGGCCTGAGGAGGGAGCCAAGTGAATACGTCATCGGAGTCCCAAACGTGCTGGGCAGTATCCACAACAGCAGCGGCCAGCAGCTCCACGGGAAAGCCAAGGTGGTGCCAGGACAGGCACCGATTTCCTGCAGGCCTGGATCTGGACAGAACCCTGGGCTTGGGTCTGGGCAAGAGGAGAACTGGGTGATCTTTGGAGCCCAAACTCCCCAGGACAAACCAATGGGGGGTGATGGCACCACACCAGTCAAGAGCAAGACACTACTAGGACAGACAAACAGCAATATGGGCAAGACAGACCTTGCAGTGCTCAACACTATCAAACAGCCCTGGGACGATGCAGTGTGTGGCAGGGAGGTCAGAGgggctactactgcatcaatcaTGGGGGCACAGTCATCAGAACACAGCCCAGATGGCAAAAGAGGGAATATTAGGAAAGGACCTGGTCACTCCCCTACACAGACCAGCTGCATACGCCAGATCCTCCTCCTCCAACTGGAACTCAttgaacaacagcaacagcagctcCAGTCCAAGAGCAAGGAGATAGATGACCTCAAAGCTGAGAAGGAAATG CTCATGGCGCGGATTGAGCGCATGGCTCGCCGTCTGCAGCTAGGTAAGAAGGATGGGTGTGACCAGTGCCCCAACCACATCCCTAGCCTGCAGGAAGACCAGGCGGCAATGCCAGGGACACCAGAGGGGCAGGGGCTGTCTGAGTGCCACAGCAGCCATACACCCCGAATGCTGAATTTTGGCAGAGGAGGCAAGGGCCACAAACG GCGTTTCCTCTTCCAGGACCCCAGGGCAGCCAAACGACGTGCCCAAGCCAAGGCCTCCCAGTCCCCACACAACGAGGCGCTTCTCCCCAAAGAGGAGCCTCTGGACGGGGAAGAGTTTTCGGATGGGTCTCCTGGGACCTGCTCGGCCGCCACTGAGGAACTAGACTACCTGTCCACCACAGACATGTACCTGTGTCGCTGGCATGTGCCTCCCCTGTCACCAGCTTCGCGGGAGCCCTCACCCAAGAAGGAGGAGCCTGTGGCCA TTCCCTCGTGGAAGGAAAACCTTATGGAGcccctgggagaggaggaggcggcATCTGATATCCCTGAG AATCTGGATGACAATGTCTTCCTGAAGCGCCACTCAAAGCATGAACTGGatgagaagagaaggaagag ATGGGACATCCAGCGGATCCGAGAGCAGCGGATGTTCCAGCGACTGCAGCAGCGCATGAACAAGAGGAAGGGTATCCAAGAGAGTGAGCCAGAAGTGTTCTCCTTCTACCCAGAAGCCGAGGATG tggAGACCCTCATGATCACCCCCCACCTTCCAGTGGTGGTGTTTGGCCGACCTCTGCCAAAGCTGTCAAGACG GATCTTTGACCTGCCCTGGCTGGACGAGCGAAGCCGCTGTCGAGTAGAGGTGCCCAAAAAGCAGACCCCCCACCGGACCTGCCGAAAATAA